A window from Acidithiobacillus sp. encodes these proteins:
- a CDS encoding NAD(P)-dependent oxidoreductase: MKILITGNLGYIGPVLIRHLRRTRHGARIEGLDPGFFAGALTTGGPWPESALDVQHYADVRDCDPGLLSGVDAVVHLAGLSNDPLGKAFETLTEDINQTATLRVARLARAAGVKSFVFASSCSVYGAGSDTPRREHDALAPLTAYARSKVGSEKELETLAGPDFRVTALRFGTACGMSERLRLDLVINDFVATALAKGSIEVLSDGSPWRPLIHIEDMCRAMDWALDRKAGEDFEVMNTGSDSWNYQIRDLAKATAAAVGGVGVSINSEAASDKRSYRVDFSHFRELAPDHQPQWTLERTLADLKVGLEAIGFRDAAFREGFLMRLKTLTHLREGGWLDADLRWVRARQASAPWR, translated from the coding sequence ATGAAAATTCTCATTACCGGCAATCTCGGCTACATCGGCCCGGTGCTTATTCGCCACCTGCGTAGAACCCGCCACGGGGCACGGATCGAAGGCCTCGACCCAGGGTTTTTCGCTGGTGCGCTGACTACAGGTGGTCCGTGGCCGGAAAGCGCCCTCGATGTCCAGCATTACGCTGATGTGCGCGACTGCGATCCTGGCCTGCTTTCGGGAGTGGATGCGGTGGTGCATCTCGCGGGGCTGTCCAACGATCCCCTCGGCAAGGCCTTCGAGACACTCACTGAAGACATCAACCAAACCGCCACCTTGCGCGTGGCGAGGCTCGCACGCGCTGCCGGAGTCAAGAGTTTCGTCTTCGCATCCAGTTGCAGCGTCTATGGTGCAGGATCGGACACCCCGCGCCGCGAGCACGATGCGCTCGCCCCGCTGACCGCCTACGCCCGCTCCAAGGTGGGTAGTGAGAAAGAACTCGAAACCTTGGCTGGCCCGGACTTTCGCGTTACCGCATTGCGTTTTGGCACGGCCTGCGGCATGAGTGAGCGTTTGCGCCTGGATCTGGTAATCAACGACTTCGTCGCCACGGCGCTCGCTAAGGGAAGCATTGAAGTGCTCTCCGATGGCAGCCCTTGGCGCCCCCTGATTCACATTGAGGACATGTGCCGCGCCATGGACTGGGCGCTCGACCGCAAGGCAGGTGAAGACTTCGAGGTGATGAATACCGGCTCCGACTCCTGGAATTATCAGATTCGTGACCTTGCCAAAGCGACCGCGGCGGCAGTTGGAGGTGTAGGAGTGTCCATCAACTCGGAGGCCGCCTCAGACAAGCGCTCCTATCGCGTGGATTTCAGCCACTTTCGCGAACTCGCGCCCGACCATCAGCCACAATGGACACTGGAACGTACGTTAGCCGATCTTAAAGTCGGACTCGAAGCCATTGGTTTCCGCGACGCGGCTTTCCGCGAAGGTTTCCTCATGCGTCTCAAGACCCTCACGCACCTGCGCGAGGGTGGCTGGCTCGATGCTGATCTGCGTTGGGTTCGTGCGCGTCAGGCAAGTGCCCCCTGGCGATAG
- the rfbC gene encoding dTDP-4-dehydrorhamnose 3,5-epimerase, whose product MNIHATALRGVAVVATQPFADQRGAFSRFFCKEELAAILGDRDIVQINHSRTSMVGAIRGLHYQRPPHAEMKLVRCIRGRVWDVAVDLRAGSPTFLQWHAEELTPDNARMLVIPEGCAHGFQVLEAESELLYLHTAYYTPAAEGGLCHDEPRLGITWPLPVADLSARDRHHPLLHTDYLGMTI is encoded by the coding sequence GTGAATATTCATGCCACCGCCCTGCGGGGAGTCGCTGTTGTGGCGACGCAGCCCTTCGCAGACCAGCGCGGCGCCTTCTCACGCTTCTTCTGCAAAGAGGAATTGGCGGCAATACTCGGCGACCGTGACATCGTCCAGATCAATCACTCCCGCACCAGCATGGTGGGTGCGATCCGGGGTTTGCACTACCAGCGCCCGCCCCATGCCGAAATGAAGCTGGTGCGTTGCATCCGGGGGCGTGTCTGGGATGTGGCGGTGGATTTGCGCGCCGGTTCACCGACGTTTTTGCAGTGGCATGCAGAGGAGCTGACGCCGGACAATGCCCGCATGCTGGTGATCCCGGAGGGTTGTGCCCACGGCTTCCAGGTGCTGGAAGCCGAAAGCGAATTGCTCTATTTGCATACCGCATACTATACCCCAGCCGCCGAAGGTGGCCTGTGCCATGACGAGCCCCGGCTCGGGATTACCTGGCCGCTACCCGTTGCCGATCTCTCCGCGCGTGACCGCCATCATCCACTACTGCACACCGATTATTTAGGAATGACCATATGA
- a CDS encoding class I SAM-dependent methyltransferase: MKCRHCQKPLQHVFLDLGFAPPSNAYLSTADLLAPELYFPLKLFVCHHCWLVQTEDYTQADELFSADYAYFSSVSQSWLEHAARYASMISTRLALGKDSLVMEVAANDGYLLKNFLAAGIPCLGIEPTAGTADAAERLGIPILREFFGQSLAESLAAQGKRADLIIGNNVYAHVPDINDFTAGLKAALKDSGTITLEFPHLMRLLENTQFDTVYHEHFSYLSLYTVSRIFAEAGLRVWDVEELPTHGGSLRIYGCHAEDERNTTPAVAKLLEEEGQAGLRDLETYRAFQPRADRVKDDLVTFLIAQKRAGKSVAAYGAAAKGNTLLNYAGIKPDLLPYVCDAAPSKQGKFLPGSHIPILLPAVLKERRPDIVLILPWNIADEVRLHYGYIHDWGGQFAVAVPELVVS; this comes from the coding sequence ATGAAATGTCGTCACTGCCAGAAGCCGCTCCAACATGTGTTCCTTGACCTCGGCTTCGCCCCGCCATCCAATGCCTACCTCTCCACGGCCGACCTCCTGGCGCCCGAACTGTACTTCCCGCTCAAGCTCTTTGTCTGCCACCATTGCTGGTTGGTGCAGACAGAAGACTACACCCAGGCGGACGAACTCTTTAGCGCGGACTATGCGTATTTCTCGTCCGTTTCCCAAAGCTGGCTGGAGCATGCGGCCCGCTATGCCAGCATGATCAGCACCCGGCTTGCGCTTGGGAAAGACAGTCTGGTCATGGAGGTGGCCGCCAATGACGGCTATCTGCTCAAGAATTTCCTGGCGGCCGGCATCCCCTGTCTGGGCATCGAGCCCACCGCGGGCACGGCTGATGCCGCAGAACGTCTGGGCATCCCGATTCTGCGTGAATTTTTCGGCCAGTCGCTGGCGGAAAGCCTCGCTGCCCAGGGCAAACGCGCAGACCTCATCATCGGCAACAATGTCTACGCCCATGTACCGGACATCAACGACTTCACGGCTGGCCTCAAGGCCGCCCTCAAAGACTCGGGCACCATCACCCTGGAATTTCCTCATCTGATGCGCCTTCTGGAAAACACCCAGTTCGACACCGTGTATCATGAGCATTTCTCTTATCTTTCCCTGTATACCGTGAGCCGGATCTTCGCAGAAGCGGGCCTGCGCGTATGGGATGTGGAAGAACTGCCCACCCACGGCGGTAGTCTGCGCATCTACGGTTGCCACGCGGAGGATGAACGGAATACGACCCCGGCGGTGGCGAAACTGCTGGAAGAAGAGGGCCAAGCGGGTCTACGCGACCTGGAAACCTACCGCGCCTTTCAACCTCGCGCCGACCGCGTAAAAGATGACCTCGTCACTTTTCTGATTGCGCAAAAGCGGGCGGGCAAGTCCGTTGCTGCCTATGGTGCGGCCGCCAAAGGCAACACCTTGCTCAACTACGCGGGCATCAAGCCGGATTTGCTGCCATACGTCTGCGATGCCGCGCCGTCCAAACAGGGGAAATTCCTCCCCGGTTCCCACATTCCTATTTTGCTTCCTGCCGTGCTCAAGGAGCGCCGCCCGGATATCGTTCTGATCCTGCCCTGGAACATCGCAGACGAAGTCCGGTTGCATTATGGTTATATCCATGATTGGGGTGGACAATTTGCAGTTGCCGTACCAGAGCTTGTGGTCAGCTAA
- the rfbF gene encoding glucose-1-phosphate cytidylyltransferase, whose protein sequence is MKAVILAGGFGTRLAEETGVRPKPMVEIGGMPILWHIMKHYSAHGVQEFIICLGYKGFMVKEFFTSYLLRRSDVTIDLATNDLHYRRHDAEPWRIHLVETGAQSMTGGRLRRVSEYLDADEPFCMTYGDGVSDVNISAEIAFHRQHGRKATLLAAQPPGRFGAFGLHPHDDHVPYFREKPEGDGAWVSGGFFVLNPEVLDYIEGDDTVWERGPMERLAHENELMAYRHSGFWHPMDTLRDKQYLESLWAEGQAPWCAWTDEQ, encoded by the coding sequence ATGAAAGCTGTCATATTGGCCGGTGGGTTCGGAACCCGGCTGGCGGAAGAAACGGGGGTACGTCCCAAGCCCATGGTCGAGATTGGGGGGATGCCCATTTTATGGCACATCATGAAACACTACTCGGCCCATGGCGTTCAGGAATTCATCATCTGCCTCGGCTACAAGGGCTTCATGGTCAAGGAGTTTTTCACGAGTTATCTGTTGCGCCGATCGGATGTGACCATTGATCTGGCCACCAACGATCTGCATTACCGGCGCCACGACGCCGAACCCTGGCGTATCCACTTGGTAGAGACCGGCGCGCAATCCATGACCGGTGGGCGCCTGCGCCGGGTGAGCGAGTACCTGGACGCGGATGAGCCTTTTTGCATGACCTATGGCGATGGGGTCAGCGATGTGAACATCAGCGCCGAGATCGCCTTTCACCGGCAGCACGGGCGTAAGGCCACCCTGCTGGCCGCGCAGCCGCCAGGCCGTTTCGGCGCCTTCGGACTCCACCCCCACGACGATCATGTCCCCTATTTCCGTGAAAAACCGGAGGGCGACGGGGCTTGGGTGAGCGGCGGGTTCTTTGTCCTGAATCCGGAGGTTCTAGACTACATCGAAGGTGACGATACCGTATGGGAGAGAGGACCCATGGAACGGCTGGCCCACGAGAACGAACTGATGGCCTATCGCCACAGTGGCTTCTGGCACCCGATGGACACATTAAGAGACAAGCAATACCTCGAATCCCTCTGGGCCGAGGGGCAGGCACCCTGGTGTGCCTGGACTGACGAACAGTAA